Proteins encoded within one genomic window of Xiphophorus maculatus strain JP 163 A chromosome 11, X_maculatus-5.0-male, whole genome shotgun sequence:
- the hyou1 gene encoding hypoxia up-regulated protein 1 isoform X2 codes for MGVRIQMLVALTSLLLALFPSLTVTVAVMSVDLGSEWVKMAIVKPGVPMEIVLNRESRRKTPTVVCLKENERLFGDSALAVSVKNPKTVYRHLQSLLGKKHDNLQVKVYQRCFPEHQLQGDPVRGTVYFNNSLETHYSPEELLGMMLNYSRGLAQDFAEQPIKDAVITVPAFFNQAERRAVLHAAQMAGLKVLQLINDNTAVALNYGVFRRKDIDGTAQNVMFYDMGSGSTTATIVSYQTVKTKESGTQPQLQIQGVGFDRSLGGFEMDLRLQDHLAKLFNDQKKSLKDVRQNHRAMAKLLKEAQRLKTVLSANVDFMAQVEGLMDDIDFKAKVTRVEFEELCSDLFERVPGPVQEALTAADMKLEDIEQVILVGGATRVPKVQEVLLKAVGKMELGKNINADEAAAMGAVYQAAALSKAFKVKPFLVRDAAIFPIQVEFNREVEEEEGIKTLKHNKRILFQRMAPYPQRKVITFNRYTDDFAFNINYGDLSFLSQEDLSVFGSLNLTTVKLSGVGHSFQKHADAESKGIKAHFNMDESGVLLLDRVESVFETIVEEKEEESTLTKLGNTISTLFGGGSSEPTPNVTEPVQEEEEVPPESGKESNEAQKNEKDNETKNDSGKSSTEEKNKEKPEDTASKTETPQEKGDQKSENAEMEKKTKTQKRTKISEDVPMELLINDIMNPTAEDLISSKKKLQDLTDRDLAKQEREKILNSLEAFIFETQDKLYQEDHQQVATEEEQEQILSKLKEASDWLDEEGYGATTRQLKEKLSQLKGLCKDVFFRVAERRKWPELLTDLDNTLNTSNFFLRGAKLIPGDDQIFTEVELNMLEKVINETMVWKNETVAEQEKRSPHERPVLLSRDIESKLLLLQREMNYLLNKAKFAKPKPKAKNETSTDAGNKVNATTEEKVIPPTEESKNLKTESLEEQGPGESPPTEESTPHTATDSQSQPTEETLSKESAESAAHGNHVEDEL; via the exons ATGGGAGTAAGGATCCAGATGTTGGTTGCTCTCACCTCTCTTCTTCTTGCCCTGTTCCCTTCTCTCACAG TGACTGTTGCTGTGATGTCAGTTGACCTTGGGAGTGAGTGGGTGAAGATGGCAATAGTAAAACCTGGTGTGCCAATGGAGATTGTTCTCAACAG GGAGTCGAGAAGGAAAACGCCCACAGTGGTCTGCCTAAAGGAAAACGAGAGATTGTTTGGAGACAGTGCATTAGCAGTG tctgtGAAAAATCCCAAAACAGTTTATAGACATCTGCAAAGCCTTCTGGGTAAAAAGCATGACAACCTACAGGTGAAGGTCTATCAGAGATGTTTCCCTGAGCATCAGCTGCAGGGTGACCCAGTGAGAGGAACAGTTTACTTCAACAACTCCCT AGAAACTCATTACTCACCTGAGGAGCTGCTGGGGATGATGTTGAATTATTCACGTGGGTTGGCTCAGGACTTTGCAG AACAGCCAATCAAAGATGCAGTCATCACCGTACCAGCTTTTTTTAACCAGGCAGAGCGAAGGGCAGTCTTGCATGCTGCACAGATGGCAGGTTTAAAGGTTCTTCAACTCATCAATGACAATACAGCCGTGGCCTTGAATTATGGTGTTTTCAGAAGGAAAGACATAGACGGCACAGCCCAG AACGTCATGTTTTATGATATGGGCTCAGGCAGCACGACGGCCACCATAGTCTCATACCAGACGGTGAAAACCAAAGAGTCTGGTACCCAGCCACAGCTACAGATCCAGGGAGTTGG GTTTGATCGAAGTCTGGGGGGCTTTGAGATGGACCTGCGGCTGCAGGACCACCTGGCCAAGCTGTTCAATGACCAGAAGAAGAGTCTGAAGGACGTGAGACAGAACCACCGAGCCATGGCCAAGCTCCTTAAAGAggcacagaggctgaagacggTGCTGAGTGCAAATGTTGACTTCATGGCCCAG GTAGAAGGCTTGATGGATGATATCGATTTCAAAGCAAAGGTGACCAGAGTGGAGTTTGAAGAACTGTGTTCTGATCTGTTTGAAAGGGTCCCTGGGCCGGTGCAGGAGGCCCTCACAGCAGCAGACATGAAGCTG GAAGATATTGAGCAAGTGATTTTAGTAGGGGGTGCCACTCGTGTCCCCAAGGTTCAGGAAGTGCTGCTCAAAGCTGTGGGGAA AATGGAGCTGGGGAAAAACATCAATGCAGACGAGGCGGCGGCAATGGGAGCTGTATACCAGGCAGCTGCTCTCAGTAAAGCCTTCAAGGTCAAACCCTTCTTGGTCCGAGACGCAGCCATCTTCCCCATTCAG GTGGAGTTCAACCgggaggtggaggaagaggagggaatCAAAACCCTGAAACACAACAAGCGCATCCTGTTCCAGAGGATGGCGCCCTACCCCCAGCGGAAAGTCATCACCTTCAATCGCTACACTGATGACTTCGCCTTCAATATCAACTATGGAGACCTCAGCTTTCTAAGTCAGGAGGACCTCAG TGTGTTCGGCTCTCTGAACCTGACAACGGTCAAGCTGTCTGGAGTGGGTCACAGCTTCCAGAAGCACGCTGATGCTGAGTCCAAGGGGATCAAAGCTCATTTCAACATGGATGAAAGTGGAGTTCTGCTGCTGGACCGG GTGGAGTCGGTCTTTGAGACAATTGTggaagaaaaggaagaggaaTCTACTTTAACTA aACTGGGCAATACCATTTCCACGCTGTTTGGAGGAGGGTCCTCTGAGCCAACTCCAAATGTAACCGAACCCGTCCAG gaggaagaggaagttcCTCCTGAGTCTGGGAAGGAAAGCAACGAGGCCCAGAAAAATGAGAAGGACAATGAGACTAAAAACGATTCAGGGAAAAGTtcaacagaagagaaaaacaaggagaaaCCAGAGGACACAGCCAGTAAAACAGAGACTCCG CAGGAAAAAGGTGACCAGAAATCAGAAAATGctgagatggaaaaaaagacaaaaactcagaaaagaaCCAAGATATCCGAAGATGTCCCCATGGAACTTCTCATCAATGACATTATGAACCCCACCGCTGAGGACCTCATTTCCTcaaaaaagaa GCTGCAGGACTTGACAGACAGAGATCTAGCAAAGCAGGAAAGGGAGAAGATCCTGAACAGTCTGGAAGCATTTATCTTTGAGACTCAG GACAAGCTGTACCAGGAGGACCACCAGCAGGTGGCAAcggaggaagagcaggagcaGATCTTGAGCAAGCTGAAGGAGGCTTCTGACTGGTTGGACGAGGAGGGCTATGGTGCCACCACCAGGCAGCTGAAGGAGAAGCTGTCTCAGCTCAAAGGGTTGTGTAAGGACGTGTTCTTCAGGGTGGCGGAGCGAAGGAAGTGGCCGGAGCTGCTGACTGACCTCGACAACACACTCAACACATCCAACTTCTTCCTCAG GGGTGCCAAACTGATTCCAGGCGATGACCAAATATTTACAGAAGTTGAGCTAAATATGTTGGAAAAAGTTATCAATGAAACTATG GTTTGGAAAAACGAAACGGTGGCAGAGCAGGAGAAGCGATCTCCGCATGAGCGGCCAGTCCTGCTGTCCAGAGACATCGAGTCtaagctgctcctgctgcagcgGGAAATGAATTACCTGCTGAACAAAGCCAAGTTTGCAAAGCCTAAACCTAAAGCCAAGAATGAGACGAGCACCGATGCAGGCAACAAAGTCAATGCCACAACAGAAGAAAAGGTTATTCCTCCCACAGAGGAAAGCAAGAACCTAAAGACTG AAAGCTTAGAAGAACAGGGGCCAGGTGAATCCCCGCCCACTGAAGAGAGCACTCCACATACAGCTACTGACAGCCAATCACAACCCACAGAAGAGACCCTGAGCAAAG AGTCTGCAGAGAGTGCTGCACATGGAAACCATGTAGAAGATGAATTATAA
- the hyou1 gene encoding hypoxia up-regulated protein 1 isoform X1, which produces MGVRIQMLVALTSLLLALFPSLTVTVAVMSVDLGSEWVKMAIVKPGVPMEIVLNRESRRKTPTVVCLKENERLFGDSALAVSVKNPKTVYRHLQSLLGKKHDNLQVKVYQRCFPEHQLQGDPVRGTVYFNNSLETHYSPEELLGMMLNYSRGLAQDFAEQPIKDAVITVPAFFNQAERRAVLHAAQMAGLKVLQLINDNTAVALNYGVFRRKDIDGTAQNVMFYDMGSGSTTATIVSYQTVKTKESGTQPQLQIQGVGFDRSLGGFEMDLRLQDHLAKLFNDQKKSLKDVRQNHRAMAKLLKEAQRLKTVLSANVDFMAQVEGLMDDIDFKAKVTRVEFEELCSDLFERVPGPVQEALTAADMKLEDIEQVILVGGATRVPKVQEVLLKAVGKMELGKNINADEAAAMGAVYQAAALSKAFKVKPFLVRDAAIFPIQVEFNREVEEEEGIKTLKHNKRILFQRMAPYPQRKVITFNRYTDDFAFNINYGDLSFLSQEDLSVFGSLNLTTVKLSGVGHSFQKHADAESKGIKAHFNMDESGVLLLDRVESVFETIVEEKEEESTLTKLGNTISTLFGGGSSEPTPNVTEPVQEEEEVPPESGKESNEAQKNEKDNETKNDSGKSSTEEKNKEKPEDTASKTETPQEKGDQKSENAEMEKKTKTQKRTKISEDVPMELLINDIMNPTAEDLISSKKKLQDLTDRDLAKQEREKILNSLEAFIFETQDKLYQEDHQQVATEEEQEQILSKLKEASDWLDEEGYGATTRQLKEKLSQLKGLCKDVFFRVAERRKWPELLTDLDNTLNTSNFFLRGAKLIPGDDQIFTEVELNMLEKVINETMVWKNETVAEQEKRSPHERPVLLSRDIESKLLLLQREMNYLLNKAKFAKPKPKAKNETSTDAGNKVNATTEEKVIPPTEESKNLKTAESLEEQGPGESPPTEESTPHTATDSQSQPTEETLSKESAESAAHGNHVEDEL; this is translated from the exons ATGGGAGTAAGGATCCAGATGTTGGTTGCTCTCACCTCTCTTCTTCTTGCCCTGTTCCCTTCTCTCACAG TGACTGTTGCTGTGATGTCAGTTGACCTTGGGAGTGAGTGGGTGAAGATGGCAATAGTAAAACCTGGTGTGCCAATGGAGATTGTTCTCAACAG GGAGTCGAGAAGGAAAACGCCCACAGTGGTCTGCCTAAAGGAAAACGAGAGATTGTTTGGAGACAGTGCATTAGCAGTG tctgtGAAAAATCCCAAAACAGTTTATAGACATCTGCAAAGCCTTCTGGGTAAAAAGCATGACAACCTACAGGTGAAGGTCTATCAGAGATGTTTCCCTGAGCATCAGCTGCAGGGTGACCCAGTGAGAGGAACAGTTTACTTCAACAACTCCCT AGAAACTCATTACTCACCTGAGGAGCTGCTGGGGATGATGTTGAATTATTCACGTGGGTTGGCTCAGGACTTTGCAG AACAGCCAATCAAAGATGCAGTCATCACCGTACCAGCTTTTTTTAACCAGGCAGAGCGAAGGGCAGTCTTGCATGCTGCACAGATGGCAGGTTTAAAGGTTCTTCAACTCATCAATGACAATACAGCCGTGGCCTTGAATTATGGTGTTTTCAGAAGGAAAGACATAGACGGCACAGCCCAG AACGTCATGTTTTATGATATGGGCTCAGGCAGCACGACGGCCACCATAGTCTCATACCAGACGGTGAAAACCAAAGAGTCTGGTACCCAGCCACAGCTACAGATCCAGGGAGTTGG GTTTGATCGAAGTCTGGGGGGCTTTGAGATGGACCTGCGGCTGCAGGACCACCTGGCCAAGCTGTTCAATGACCAGAAGAAGAGTCTGAAGGACGTGAGACAGAACCACCGAGCCATGGCCAAGCTCCTTAAAGAggcacagaggctgaagacggTGCTGAGTGCAAATGTTGACTTCATGGCCCAG GTAGAAGGCTTGATGGATGATATCGATTTCAAAGCAAAGGTGACCAGAGTGGAGTTTGAAGAACTGTGTTCTGATCTGTTTGAAAGGGTCCCTGGGCCGGTGCAGGAGGCCCTCACAGCAGCAGACATGAAGCTG GAAGATATTGAGCAAGTGATTTTAGTAGGGGGTGCCACTCGTGTCCCCAAGGTTCAGGAAGTGCTGCTCAAAGCTGTGGGGAA AATGGAGCTGGGGAAAAACATCAATGCAGACGAGGCGGCGGCAATGGGAGCTGTATACCAGGCAGCTGCTCTCAGTAAAGCCTTCAAGGTCAAACCCTTCTTGGTCCGAGACGCAGCCATCTTCCCCATTCAG GTGGAGTTCAACCgggaggtggaggaagaggagggaatCAAAACCCTGAAACACAACAAGCGCATCCTGTTCCAGAGGATGGCGCCCTACCCCCAGCGGAAAGTCATCACCTTCAATCGCTACACTGATGACTTCGCCTTCAATATCAACTATGGAGACCTCAGCTTTCTAAGTCAGGAGGACCTCAG TGTGTTCGGCTCTCTGAACCTGACAACGGTCAAGCTGTCTGGAGTGGGTCACAGCTTCCAGAAGCACGCTGATGCTGAGTCCAAGGGGATCAAAGCTCATTTCAACATGGATGAAAGTGGAGTTCTGCTGCTGGACCGG GTGGAGTCGGTCTTTGAGACAATTGTggaagaaaaggaagaggaaTCTACTTTAACTA aACTGGGCAATACCATTTCCACGCTGTTTGGAGGAGGGTCCTCTGAGCCAACTCCAAATGTAACCGAACCCGTCCAG gaggaagaggaagttcCTCCTGAGTCTGGGAAGGAAAGCAACGAGGCCCAGAAAAATGAGAAGGACAATGAGACTAAAAACGATTCAGGGAAAAGTtcaacagaagagaaaaacaaggagaaaCCAGAGGACACAGCCAGTAAAACAGAGACTCCG CAGGAAAAAGGTGACCAGAAATCAGAAAATGctgagatggaaaaaaagacaaaaactcagaaaagaaCCAAGATATCCGAAGATGTCCCCATGGAACTTCTCATCAATGACATTATGAACCCCACCGCTGAGGACCTCATTTCCTcaaaaaagaa GCTGCAGGACTTGACAGACAGAGATCTAGCAAAGCAGGAAAGGGAGAAGATCCTGAACAGTCTGGAAGCATTTATCTTTGAGACTCAG GACAAGCTGTACCAGGAGGACCACCAGCAGGTGGCAAcggaggaagagcaggagcaGATCTTGAGCAAGCTGAAGGAGGCTTCTGACTGGTTGGACGAGGAGGGCTATGGTGCCACCACCAGGCAGCTGAAGGAGAAGCTGTCTCAGCTCAAAGGGTTGTGTAAGGACGTGTTCTTCAGGGTGGCGGAGCGAAGGAAGTGGCCGGAGCTGCTGACTGACCTCGACAACACACTCAACACATCCAACTTCTTCCTCAG GGGTGCCAAACTGATTCCAGGCGATGACCAAATATTTACAGAAGTTGAGCTAAATATGTTGGAAAAAGTTATCAATGAAACTATG GTTTGGAAAAACGAAACGGTGGCAGAGCAGGAGAAGCGATCTCCGCATGAGCGGCCAGTCCTGCTGTCCAGAGACATCGAGTCtaagctgctcctgctgcagcgGGAAATGAATTACCTGCTGAACAAAGCCAAGTTTGCAAAGCCTAAACCTAAAGCCAAGAATGAGACGAGCACCGATGCAGGCAACAAAGTCAATGCCACAACAGAAGAAAAGGTTATTCCTCCCACAGAGGAAAGCAAGAACCTAAAGACTG CAGAAAGCTTAGAAGAACAGGGGCCAGGTGAATCCCCGCCCACTGAAGAGAGCACTCCACATACAGCTACTGACAGCCAATCACAACCCACAGAAGAGACCCTGAGCAAAG AGTCTGCAGAGAGTGCTGCACATGGAAACCATGTAGAAGATGAATTATAA
- the LOC102234569 gene encoding histone H2A-like: protein MSGRGKTGGKARAKAKSRSSRAGLQFPVGRVHRLLRKGNYAERVGAGAPVYLAAVLEYLTAEILELAGNAARDNKKTRIIPRHLQLAVRNDEELNKLLGGVTIAQGGVLPNIQAVLLPKKTEKPAKSK from the coding sequence ATGTCTGGCAGAGGGAAGACCGGAGGCAAAGCCAGGGCCAAGGCCAAGTCTCGGTCCTCTCGAGCCGGGCTCCAGTTCCCGGTTGGTCGAGTCCACAGGCTGCTCCGCAAAGGGAACTACGCGGAGCGCGTCGGCGCCGGTGCCCCGGTGTATCTGGCGGCGGTGCTGGAGTATTTGACCGCCGAGATCCTGGAGCTGGCAGGCAACGCGGCGAGGGACAACAAGAAGACCCGGATCATCCCCCGCCATCTGCAACTTGCCGTGCGCAACGACGAGGAGCTTAACAAGCTGCTGGGAGGCGTGACCATCGCTCAAGGGGGGGTCCTGCCCAACATCCAGGCTGTCCTCCTCCCGAAGAAAACCGAGAAACCGGCCAAGAGCAAGTGA